A single region of the Apodemus sylvaticus chromosome 7, mApoSyl1.1, whole genome shotgun sequence genome encodes:
- the LOC127689515 gene encoding F-box/WD repeat-containing protein 15-like encodes MDIHLPPEQMVEILSYLDAFSLLQVAQVNKSWNAVASCDVLWRKFCRKRWLFCDKVNLQLLGTETWKQFFTSRTWQEHAKSRARPEYFIYREIPSEFGFWAYACYISGCGLTRKGQGKSAVCIVTSMTKISTWDIHKGVLTWVSSGHPAVIQHLTTLPEMHIAVTVDTESTIKLWDCQNRDALATNNLFSPCQSLEAVDTQDGAIVLAGDTSGNLSVFRIPDLHLISRVNVFPYGIDEIYCSPQKKWVFLRKKYSPILPKVFYMSSLLRTSEFPAPVCTILQFSLCQRAFWTPRREDRITLMSRIGPQKFTKFITFDMELENTGTKTTVKGHLFSTFSLPEYKENPKCMGVSDKDVIVCSTLSTLLLFSMNGLRLQAFQYYSEEILSLWVDPIHVIVTFYDGSLDVYAWEERTQRLRRCYRLQNRRCLPPQSSIEKTACDNVSIIQVITNSSVHSLIMAHSLNSDFEN; translated from the exons ATGGATATCCATTTGCCTCCTGAGCAAATGGTGGAAATCCTCTCCTATCTGGATGCCTTCAGTTTGCTACAGGTTGCCCAAGTGAACAAG AGCTGGAATGCAGTTGCAAGCTGTGATGTCCTGTGGAG GAAGTTCTGTCGGAAGAGATGGCTCTTCTGTGACAAGGTCAACCTACAGCTCCTGGGCACAGAGACATGGAAGCAGTTCTTCACTTCTCGAACATGGCAAGAACATGCCAAGTCCCGGGCAAGgccagaatattttatttacagagAAATTCCTTCAGAGTTTG GATTTTGGGCATATGCATGTTATATCTCAGGGTGTGGCTTAACAAGAAAAGGACAAGGCAAGTCGGCTGTCTGTATTGTGACTTCCATGACCAAGATTTCCACTTGGGATATTCATAAG GGCGTTTTGACCTGGGTAAGCTCAGGACATCCCGCTGTTATCCAGCATTTGACTACCCTCCCTGAGATGCACATTGCGGTGACTGTAGATACAGAATCAACTATCAAACTGTGGGACTGTCAGAACAGGGATGCTCTGGCGACAAACAACCTGTTCTCTCCATGCCAATCACTGGAAGCTGTTGATACCCAGGATGGCGCAATTGTCTTG GCAGGAGATACCTCGGGTAACCTCTCTGTCTTTAGGATTCCCGACTTACACCTCATTTCCAGAGTCAATGTATTCCCATACGGTATTGATGAAATCTACTGCTCTCCTCAGAAGAAATGGGTCTTTCTGAGGAAGAAATATTCACCTATCTTGCCAAAG GTGTTCTACATGAGCAGTTTACTGAGGACATCTGAATTTCCTGCCCCTGTGTGTACCATCCTCCAGTTTTCTTTATGCCAAAGAGCCTTCTGGACCCCAAGAAGGGAGGACAGGATAACCCTGATGTCCAGAATTGGCCCCCAAAAATTCACAAAGTTTATCACATTTGATATGGAGCTGGAAAACACTGGGACAAAAACAACTGTTAAAG GACATTTGTTTTCAACCTTCTCATTGCCAGAATATAAGGAGAACCCCAAATGTATGGGAGTCAGTGATAAGGATGTGATTGTTTGTTCAACTCTGTCCACTCTCCTGCTCTTCAGCATGAATGGTCTTCGTCTGCAGGCATTTCAGTACTACTCAGAAGAGATCTTGAGCCTGTGGGTG GACCCCATTCATGTCATTGTCACCTTTTATGATGGCTCTTTGGATGTGTATGCgtgggaggagagaacccagCGGCTCAGGAGGTGTTATCGGCTGCAAAACAGGAGATGTCTGCCACCACAAAG CTCCATTGAGAAAACAGCATGTGACAATGTGAGCATAATTCAAGTGATAACAAATAGTTCTGTCCACAGTTTGATAATGGCACATTCCTTGAATTCTGATTTTGAAAACTGA